The genomic interval cgggAGTTTGGTTTTTACCAGACTGATGAGCGGACAGCTTGTCGTGACTAAAGCAGATTTGTGCCGTTTTGACGTCAGTCCTTCAAGCTTCGTGAGAGCTCGTGCCGTCTTCTTTTGGATTTTTGCGTTATTCTGTTATTCCTGCAGAGACATGATATTTCTTCTGGAGGTGTCCCGAGCTGTAACAGAGGTGCTACacgtagctgctgctgctgctactgatATTACAGTCGTGTAATGTCAAGTTGACAACTTTTAAGAGCTGCGTTTGCATGAGCTGCCATGAAACCTGCTTTAATTTAGGCCCCTCTTGGACCCCTATTCCTCCAAACTTaggctgtttaaagagctatctacaacaggtaagatactaatggTCGTAACTgtttacagaaccccacttagGCACCTTCACACCGTGAGCTCCACAACCTATCAGAAAGTGGCTGGATTGTGacaagttagaaaaaaaaaagtctctttcGGAGTGAAGGCCATCATGGTGCTGCTCTTAACATTCACCAGCTAATTTCACCGTCCAGTACCCTGACCGTGCTCCGTACGCCCTCTTTGACACAACTCTCTTGGATCGGGATGCAGCGAGGGGTATCACTTGGGCACGCGGTTGTTTCCACGACCTTGTCACGATTACAACTGCAAGCGCGGACGTGCGGGCAGCgtggccagccctgcttcggaTTCTCATTCCTAATATGGGCCCGGCAGGACCCTGCGATGGCCAGCGTCGTTGTCCGGTGTAAAGGGGCGCCTTAAAAAAGATCAGAGCTGTCCCTTTGATGCAGTCAGACCAGCATCTTCTCAAACACTTTATCACTTGTCTCATTTTGACTCTCAACAGTCAAACCTCTTTTTGATACCATTTTTGAGCATGAACGCCTCAGTATTTCATCGCAGAATTGTAAAAGGAGGAAACCGTTGTTTTTGCATTAACTTGGACAAGGTTATGCAGCCTTAGAGTTTTCTCTTACGATGCTGTACAGACAACACTGTGTTCAACTTAATTCAGTATATGTCAAACTTTTGCTTAAACTCAAACTATTTTTTCTCAAACTTGTACTTTGATGTTTACTTATgcttatgttttctgttttttttttttccttgtatgCTACAAGAAAACATCCACGAGTTacagaatgtgttttttgtgtttttgtgtattccATGAATGTCTTAAAGCCCTTTGTCAGCGCTGCGCATGGATAATGTATGAAACAAGGACACAGacgtaaaaacaacaaacaaaccaatgacACTCGCAgcaacagagacacaaaacaacCGCACACGACACAGGCACAGTTTGTTGCTTGTGAATATTTCATACCGTCTATCTTACAAATGTTTGGTAAAGACTGGGTGGTCATTTTAAATCTCCTGatgcttgttttctgtctcattttggctattttgtatatttctgtGATCATTTATCACATCTTTGTGTCTTTGGTGTCTCACATGAGCCTGAAATtgcttcttcttgtgtttgtagagttatttttaatacattattattttaaatctcagCAGCTACGGGTTCAGTTTGTTcacatttaaagcactttgtcTCATTTTTGTAGCCATACTTtgcatttgtcatttttgacatattttataattgttttctgACTTTACCTTTAACAAAAGACAAGGAGCGCCTAATCCTAAATCATGTAGGCTTGCACAGTAATTTGTAATAGACCataacatttaatttacaaaaaacaaggtTCTACAAACCTAAATCTAATGGTTTGCAATAGCTTAACACACACGTGTTGCGCATGAGCACtcttaaaaagacattttgtattatttttcaatgaatgagttatagctttttatgtttatttagcaaagaaaattattctgtttggtttttttgaaaaaatacttCCAGCTAACTTCTTTTGATTAGATATGTCAATATAAATCAATAATACGTaatgttaaattatttatttaccctTAGAGTGGAGTGAACTTGTATGAAAGACCATTTTGCCACTTGAAAAAAAGGTCGAAGTCATAATTATAAGATATCTCAAAGTTACGACTTAGCATCCCATATGAGATACATTTTGATTATTATGAGATGTCAAGTTCTAATTTGGGGATATTAAGTCATATTAATGCTAAATTATAATTAAGAGATACTAGCTCATAATATTACTTagaggatgttttatttttcaccacaGTGGTGGAAATTGACTTCCAAAGAACAAAGTGAGAGAAATCACAAaccacctaaaaataaaaagcttcgactcttattttgaaaagagttTACGCTGTATGGTTGACTTCCTGTACGAGCGTTTCCGGAAACAGCCGACTCCAGAGCGGGGCGGGGAGGTAAAACATGGCGGATTTTTCGGAAAGGACACTCCAGGTCGCCGTAGTGGTTTCTTTCGCCGTGGGCTTCTTGTCGGGCTGGCAGGCGAACAGGATGAGGAGGAAGTTTCTGGACTGGAGGAAGAAACGACTGCAggacaaactgtcagaaacacagaagaagcTGGACTTAGCTTGACGGTAACGACAGATGTCCTGCCTTTCACCGTGAATTAACAACCGCAACTGGATATCCTTGAGTACTTTTTTCACCCTTTTAATATTTCTTAACCCTTTATTTATGTGACAGGCTGCCCGCGAGGGTGCTGTTTCCTGGCTGTCCTTcatgtctctgacctgtgtctCCTGAAGAGCGGTGTCCTGACTATCTGCGCTACCCATCAATGTCCTACCTTGTGGCAGTGCGCATGCGCACACCGATGTTTTAGCCAATAGGACTCAAGAGGCAGCCCGAATAATCAGAAGCTCCCTCTCTGTTCATGCATGCATTCATATGGAGGAACTTGgggattttgtattttgtggttCCTATTCTGGTGGGGGCTTTTTTTCATAtctgaacaaataaatgtttgtttattttccttgtcCACGCTAGAATACACTTAACATTGttaacccccccaaaaaataaagcctttttttcaaCTTCTTGTATGATGTTTCCATCAAAGTATGAGGGAGAGTTtgtaaatcacacaaaaatcagtgTAGGTTCCAGCTTAGCATTCGTTGAGCTTgtacctgtaaaaaaaattagtaaTATAAGTGAAACCTGTTTTACAGGTTTTGTGTTAttctgccacctgctggacgAAAAACATAATTGCAGCCACAGACAAGTGGTGTCAAAACCTGGTCCATGAGGGACAATGTCCTGCAtgtattatttgtttctctgcttcatcacacttgatttgaataaatgggtgattaacaggcttctgcagaagcTGAGGACAAACCGACGAGCTAACTCAACCACAGGAGATGCAGGATAGTAActaaccaggaccaggacttgGCTCAGATGGGTTAGACAGTCCCAAGTAGTCTTTCAGAttgctttttttactttgatatactaacaaaaaatgcacaacTCATGGAAGTTAGGACTATTTTAGCTCTTCATCATGCAGATTATAGAATGTTAAGAACTCGGTTATACACTTATGCCAAATTTATCAAAATTAGCGCCATAAAAACATTGCACGACTGAAGTTTGTCATCATGTTGACACAATTTAACTTGCAGCTCATTAAATCTCCCACTATGAGCACAATATTCACACAAAGTTCCTTAACTGTAATTAAATGTAATGCATGTTTATCAACTTAATTTAAACTTTAGTCATAATTGGATGCAGTAATCTCTtaagttaattttaaataagTGGTTGAGAGCTAAACTTATTAAAGTTTTGTGTCAAAGTGTTTGTAATTATTAGGTAGCTTGATTGCCGTGGGGGAAGTTGGTTGGCAATAAAAATTTGAGAAAGTAAAATGTCTTTTGGACAGATTCAAAATtgctgttaaaattaaaagaaatgacaaatagCCACTGCTGGACAATCAAATGTATGGATTCAAGAAGTCACAAAGTTCCAAATAAGCAAAAATATGTATAAAGCAAATATCAGTAACTTCATCATCCAGACCTGCAGCCCTACCTGGAGTCCAGGATGTCAGGTCGCACGATgaaagcaacaaacactgaacgATGTTCTCAAATGAAAGCATCCAGACTGAGCCGAAAGGGAGCTGAAGGCAGATCTTTTGAGAGGTTTGATGGCGAGGAACTGACTCTTGGTGGAACTGGTTTAAATTTGTTGACCGAAGGTCACCTCGGAAGCAGCTTTCAAAGCAACTTCGGCAAGATAAACTCATCAGGCGTTGACAGAGAATCACCATTTTCTTTCCTGCAAGACAAAGAAAACTCCCATCTCCTGCGTGCCACGTGCATCCTCTTATGACCAGACTCGTACTGGGATCTGTGCTCTTTCCAAATGTGGGGTTTGCCGGTTGCTGCTtcaacagatggatggatggaggcaTAAGAGCTGTTACTGTTTAGCGGTGGTAAATTCTCTTTCATTTATTCACTCAATAATTGCCACAGACTTTCTTCGTTCGACATAAACAACGGTCTGGATTGTAGATTTTCATGCAGAGAATATCATGAATTAGAAAGCCACCCATCAAGGTTCGTGTCTAGAAACAACACAGCATGTTTTATTGaacatgttgtttgttttatcccCAGTGCTGGCAAGCTAAGCATTAAACACTTAACTGCATTAACAGCGCGTCACATAATAAGtcaaatgtttggattttttcaATCCCAGCCGTCGATGTTGATCCCTCTCTGAGTCTGTCTCTAGGTGGAGCTGGTGCTCTTTAGGTCTGCATCCTGCACACAAGAAGTCCAACACCCCCCCTGCGCCCCAACCTCCAGCCTTCCAGTCACTGACTCTGAAATTAGATCTTGTGTGCAGATCTCTCTTTTTCATCATTACCAGCTGAGCAGCCCTGTGTCTCAACAAGCTTTTGACAAGACcttaaaaagttgtgtttttttttctttcttcctcctcccccgTAGCATTTTGTCAATGACTCGAGAAGGAGGCAGATCAGTGGAGGTTAAGCTTCGACTCATCCAGGAATATACAGACGTTTCCTGCTTATTTATATACAGAATGTATGTATCAGGGCTGCGCGGGGGGAAAAAGTGCAAAGCTGCGAAAATCCCTCCACATTTTGACagtcctcaaaaaaaaaaaaagaaacctgacaTAAAAAGCTTCTCTGAGGATATTTTCAGAGATGATCCA from Kryptolebias marmoratus isolate JLee-2015 linkage group LG19, ASM164957v2, whole genome shotgun sequence carries:
- the LOC119618011 gene encoding mitoregulin-like, encoding MADFSERTLQVAVVVSFAVGFLSGWQANRMRRKFLDWRKKRLQDKLSETQKKLDLA